In the Rhinatrema bivittatum chromosome 6, aRhiBiv1.1, whole genome shotgun sequence genome, one interval contains:
- the LOC115094681 gene encoding LOW QUALITY PROTEIN: piggyBac transposable element-derived protein 3-like (The sequence of the model RefSeq protein was modified relative to this genomic sequence to represent the inferred CDS: inserted 1 base in 1 codon): MKTQKYLTVEEAVEQVLGDSEATEADIVILPPSDNLEDSDIEDINDEDLTPEVPADVCGEVEVAVESRDEEVDEDDKLLSTYCQESGDTKGKRNPEKPKPRWIKTDDFTTTIEEHAPTKLADIRPDLLQKTPFELFIEIMGEDYLEELAYMTNIYARQKLASIDTNADEITXFFGILLHSGYHHVPKEKHYWSTAEDLSNQIVPKTMSRKRFEDLKIYFHIVDNLQLPPGKAAKIEPFYTHLSAQFLKIGGVFSESLSIDESMVPYYGHHSCKMFLRGKPIRFGYKIWMMCSPDGFPFSMQIYTGAKYQPEESGTDKTEKVPLGTRVISDLISVIQEPRNHCLFFDNFFTSHNLMVELKEKGFRAIGTVRENRTGKCPLMAPKELRKKDRGEFDYRGDGDIICVRWNDSSVVTVMSNWMKPFPLQNASRYSLKEKKKVLIKQPKIIGAYNQGMGGVDLLDRLLSAYRPTLRSKKWWWNLFSNGLNMAVVAAWKIHCHLLGKEAMSHLDFLREVSTVAMKCGLSSYRIQKGGPTASISADVKASQPHFLSTTSQGRCDVCSKNTKKWCEFCGKRLHEKCFPDYHA, translated from the exons ATGAAAACTCAGAAGTACTTGACTGTTGAAGAAGCAGTTGAACAAGTTTTGGGCGATTCTGAAGCTACAGAAGCTGATATTGTGATTTTACCACCATCAGATAATTTAGAAGACTCAGATATCGAAGATATCAATGACGAAGACCTAACACCAGAAGTACCAGCAGATGTGTGTGGTGAAGTGGAAGTTGCAGTTGAGTCACGCGATGAGGAAGTGGATGAGGATGACAAATTGCTATCAACCTATTGTCAAGAATCAGGAGATACCAAAGGAAAACGAAACCCAGAGAAGCCAAAGCCAAGATGGATCAAGACAGATGATTTCACGACCACAATTGAAGAGCATGCCCCAACAAAGTTGGCTGATATTCGTCCAGATCTTCTTCAAAAGACACCATTTGAACTTTTCATAGAAATTATGGGTGAAGATTATTTAGAAGAATTAGCATACATGACAAATATATATGCCAGGCAGAAATTGGCAAGCATTGACACAAATGCTGACGAAATCA GTTTCTTCGGAATACTCTTGCACAGTGGCTATCACCATGTTCCAAAAGAAAAGCATTACTGGTCAACTGCAGAAGATTTGAGCAACCAAATTGTGCCAAAAACCATGTCAAGAAAACGCTTTGAGGACCTGAAAATCTATTTTCATATTGTTGACAATTTGCAACTACCACCTGGAAAAGCTGCAAAAATTGAGCCATTTTATACCCATTTATCTGCTCAGTTTTTGAAGATCGGAGGTGTTTTTAGTGAAAGCCTGAGCATTGACGAATCAATGGTACCATATTATGGTCATCATAGCTGCAAAATGTTCCTTCGAGGAAAACCAATTCGATTTGGATACAAAATATGGatgatgtgcagtccagatggtTTTCCATTTTCAATGCAGATTTATACAGGTGCCAAATATCAGCCAGAAGAATCAGGCACTGATAAAACTGAAAAAGTTCCACTTGGTACAAGAGTAATTTCGGATTTGATTTCAGTCATTCAAGAGCCAAGAAATCATTGCCTTTTCTTTGATAATTTCTTCACATCACACAACTTGATGGTGGAACTGAAAGAAAAGGGATTTCGAGCAATTGGCACTGTCAGAGAAAACAGAACTGGGAAATGTCCCCTAATGGCACCTAAAGAACTGCGCAAGAAAGATCGTGGGGAATTTGATTATCGTGGTGATGGAGACATCATCTGTGTCCGCTGGAATGACAGCAGTGTGGTCACAGTCATGTCCAACTGGATGAAGCCATTTCCACTTCAAAATGCCAGCCGCTATtctctcaaagaaaagaaaaaagttctaaTAAAGCAACCAAAAATAATTGGTGCTTACAATCAAGGCATGGGTGGTGTTGATCTACTTGACCGGCTTTTATCAGCTTACCGCCCAACACTTCGCTCCAAAAAGTGGTGgtggaatttattttcaaatggctTGAACATGGCTGTTGTGGCAGCTTGGAAAATTCACTGCCATCTGCTTGGAAAAGAAGCAAtgagccacttggacttcctACGTGAAGTATCTACCGTAGCAATGAAATGTGGCCTTTCAAGCTACCGCATCCAGAAAGGAGGTCCTACAGCATCCATAAGTGCTGATGTAAAGGCATCACAGCCTCACTTCTTGTCCACAACTTCCCAAGGCCGATGTGATGTCtgctccaaaaatacaaaaaagtggTGTGAATTTTGTGGTAAAcgtttacatgaaaaatgttttccagattatcatgcttga